From Triticum urartu cultivar G1812 chromosome 2, Tu2.1, whole genome shotgun sequence, a single genomic window includes:
- the LOC125536325 gene encoding exportin-T produces MDDLEQAILLASDSPAAASASPAVREEALAFCARARDESPPSSLLRLCLSGLASSPHAHVHFWCLQSLHDALLRRRIALPDDLALLRSSLLSLASASNAASPPFLRNKLAQLVALLVRLDYPHVYPSYFLDLLPPSPPQSGPTDMFARVLISLDDDLLSQDYPRNADETADACRVKDAMRAQCVPQIARHWHDAAATLGAADPPTAAVALDAARRCISWIDVALVANDVFVPLLFDIALSPASAAPLAAAAVGCLSAVAAKRMDARAKVALLRSLLSAQQGLGSPDSGLKMASLVTTYAVEALACYRKLGPSDADGAAALEMLEEVLPAVFSAAESCYEEDVDSGSVLEFLAGYVSTMKAPSEKQLGHLGRILEVVRQQMTYDPVYRVHLDVLDKIGKEEEDMMAEQRKDLVALFRNICRVAPAATQQFIKGLIVTALSSAEATVEDVEVTLTLLYRLGEAVSEEEIRTGSGLLGELVPMLLSARFSCHSHRLVALVYLETVTRYIKFMQENVQYVPHLLAAFLDERGIHHQNSHVSRRAGYLFMKAVKLLKAKLVPYLDTILQSLEDVLGQFTSMDWANKEAKLSSSEDGSQIFEAVGLLIGIEEVSPEKQVQCLTALLNPLCHQIESLVMGAKAQGLEESSPRATSLLQIVVALNMVTKGFNERLVMISRPTIGVMLKKTLDVVLQLLVSFPNVRPLRSKVISFLHRMIEILGISVLPCIPIALRQLLVHNEAKDMVDFLVLVNQIICKFNSSASGILEDVFPTIASRLSVILSQDAFSTGPAGNTEEMRELQELQRTLYTFLHGMVTHDLSAVLLAPTCRQYLETIMQLLLFTSCSHKDILLRKACVQIFVKLIKDWCTTSKADDKLPGFRVFMIEKFATGCCLYSVLDKSFDLRDANTLVVFGEIVMAQKVMYERFGEDFIVNFVAKALPEAHCPPELAEQYYQKLQGNDIKAFRSFYQSLIEKIRQQQNGSLVFR; encoded by the exons ATGGACGACCTCGAGCAGGCCATCCTGCTCGCCTCCGACTCCCCCGCCGCGGCCTCCGCCTCCCCGGCCGTCCGCGAGGAGGCGCTCGCCTTCTGCGCCCGCGCCCGCGACGAGTCTCCGCCCTCCTCGCTCCTCCGCCTCTGCCTCTCCGGCCTCGCCTCCTCGCCCCACGCGCACGTCCACTTCTGGTGCCTCCAGTCCCTCCACGAcgcgctcctccgccgccgcatcgccctCCCCGACGACCTCGCCCTGCTccgctcctccctcctctccctcgccTCCGCCTCCAACGCCGCCTCCCCGCCCTTCCTCCGCAACAAGCTCGCCCAGCTCGTAGCCCTCCTCGTCCGCCTCGACTACCCGCATGTCTACCCCTCCTACTTCCTCGACCTCCTCCCGCCCTCGCCGCCGCAGTCGGGCCCCACGGACATGTTCGCCCGCGTCCTCATCTCCCTGGACGACGACCTGCTCTCCCAGGACTACCCTCGCAACGCCGACGAGACCGCCGACGCCTGCAGGGTCAAGGACGCCATGCGAGCGCAGTGCGTGCCCCAGATCGCCCGCCACTGGCACGACGCCGCCGCCACTCTTGGTGCGGCCGACCCTCCCACTGCCGCCGTAGCCCTTGATGCGGCGCGCAGGTGCATCTCCTGGATCGATGTTGCGCTGGTCGCCAATGATGTGTTTGTTCCTCTTCTATTTGACATTGCCCTGTCCCCTGCAAGTGCTGCCCCTCTTgccgcggcggcggtggggtGTCTCTCTGCCGTGGCTGCAAAGAGGATGGATGCAAGGGCGAAGGTGGCGTTGCTCAGGTCACTCTTGTCTGCACAGCAGGGGCTTGGTAGCCCAGACAGTGGGTTAAAGATGGCATCTTTGGTGACGACTTATGCTGTGGAGGCTCTTGCCTGTTATCGCAAGCTTGGCCCTAGCGATGCCGATGGAGCCGCGGCATTGGAAATGCTCGAAGAGGTGCTACCAGCTGTATTTTCGGCAGCAGAAAGCTGCTATGAGGAGGATGTTGATTCTGGTTCCGTGCTTGAGTTCTTAGCTGGCTACGTCAGTACGATGAAGGCTCCATCTGAGAAGCAGCTGGGGCACTTGGGGCGGATCTTAGAGGTGGTGCGGCAGCAAATGACATATGACCCAGTTTACAGGGTGCATCTTGATGTGCTCGACAAGAtcgggaaggaggaggaggacatgATGGCGGAGCAACGGAAGGATTTAGTGGCATTGTTCCGCAACATTTGTCGGGTAGCGCCAGCTGCCACACAGCAGTTCATAAAGGGGTTGATTGTGACGGCGCTCTCATCCGCAGAAGCTACCGTTGAGGATGTTGAGGTCACTCTTACTCTTTTGTACCGGCTCGGGGAAGCAGTGAGTGAGGAGGAGATCCGTACTGGGTCTGGGCTGCTCGGGGAGCTTGTGCCCATGCTTCTTTCTGCGAGATTTTCGTGCCACTCACACCGCTTAGTTGCATTGGTGTATCTTGAGACAGTTACACGCTACATCAAGTTCATGCAAGAGAATGTACAGTATGTGCCACACCTTCTTGCTGCATTCTTGGATGAGCGTGGCATACACCATCAGAATTCCCATGTGAGCCGCCGTGCGGGATACTTGTTCATGAAAGCTGTCAAGTTGTTGAAGGCAAAGCTAGTCCCTTACTTGGATACCATTTTGCAG AGCTTGGAAGATGTCCTAGGACAATTCACTTCTATGGACTGGGCAAATAAAGAGGCAAAGCTCTCCAGCTCAGAGGATGGCAGCCAGATTTTTGAG GCTGTGGGGTTGTTGATCGGTATTGAAGAGGTATCACCAGAGAAGCAGGTTCAGTGCTTGACAGCTTTGCTGAATCCTCTCTGTCATCAG ATCGAGTCGCTTGTTATGGGTGCCAAAGCACAAGGACTTGAAGAATCATCCCCGAGAGCTACAAGTCTTCTACAGATTGTTGTTGCATTGAATATGGTTACCAAG GGCTTTAATGAACGCCTCGTGATGATAAGTAGGCCAACAATCGGTGTAATGTTAAAAAAG ACCCTTGATGTTGTTCTACAACTCCTTGTTTCATTTCCTAATGTGAGGCCCCTGCGATCAAAG GTCATATCCTTTCTGCACCGCATGATTGAGATATTAGGAATCTCGGTGCTTCCATGTATTCCGATCGCACTAAGACAATTGCTGGTTCATAACGAG GCAAAAGATATGGTCGATTTCCTTGTATTGGTAAACCAAATAATATGCAAGTTTAATTCTTCAGCAAGTGGCATACTGGAGGATGTCTTTCCTACTATTGCAAGTCGTTTGTCTGTGATACTGTCACAAGATGCCTTTTCTACTGGTCCTGCAGGCAATACCGAG GAAATGCGTGAACTGCAAGAGCTGCAGAGGACATTATACACATTCCTCCATGGGATGGTTACACATGATTTGTCTGCAGTTCTCCTTGCTCCTACCTGTAGGCAGTATTTGGAAACCATAATGCAGTTACTCTTGTTTACTTCATGCAGTCATAAAGATATACTGCTCCGGAAG GCGTGTGTGCAGATTTTTGTCAAACTTATAAAAGACTGGTGCACTACATCCAAAGCTGATGATAAG CTTCCTGGCTTCCGAGTATTCATGATTGAGAAGTTTGCTACTGGTTGCTGTTTATACAGTGTCCTTGACAAATCATTTGATTTACGTGATGCAAATACG CTTGTTGTCTTTGGTGAAATTGTGATGGCTCAGAAGGTTATGTATGAAAGATTCGGGGAGGACTTCATTGTAAATTTTGTAGCAAAAGCTCTTCCAGAAGCTCACTGCCCACCGGAGCTAGCTGAACAGTACTACCAAAAGTTACAG GGAAACGACATAAAGGCATTCAGGTCATTTTATCAATCACTTATCGAGAAAATAAGACAACAGCAGAATGGGAGTCTTGTGTTCAGATAG